The following proteins are co-located in the Manihot esculenta cultivar AM560-2 chromosome 9, M.esculenta_v8, whole genome shotgun sequence genome:
- the LOC110622690 gene encoding putative disease resistance protein RGA3 — protein sequence MSAKVKQIREILDEIASQKSKFHLTERYESRHVMPRERALTHSFVQASEVIGRDDDKENIIRLLQDSSDSEQISVIPIVGIGGLGKTSLAKFVYNDERVRNHFQLQIWVCVSEEFDIKILTEKIIKSTEDGITHVEKLKNMEMDQLQRILRESIGDKKYLLILDDVWNDDPMKWNQLKELLSMGANGSKILVTTRSNKVASIMGTIPKAYELSGLPEDECVALFTKCAFKEGQVKRYPNLLKIGVEIVKKCKGVPLAVKTLASLLLNTDESYWKSIRDSELWKIAQKETDILPALRLSYEQLPAHLKKCFAYCSFYPKDYAFYNWELIQFWMAHGLLESANQNEEPEGIGSRYFQELGSRSFFQDFEIREGIWITCKMHDLVHDLALSLTQNEFLAITSSTTHISQHSVRHLLFPNSALLPQDLSTLLQGLDHVRTVIFRSDKKSHSSQSNLDLYLLRFQYLRMLELAHSKLEISLDWISALKHLRYLHVHGNSRIKKLPNSIFKLHNLQTLLLCEGIEELTSDIKYLINLKYLMFSTKQKCLPMNGIGCLTSLRFLDIRSCEKLEHLFEDMQGLKHLRTLIIGDCESLISLPQSMKYLTALEILAIGNCKNLNLTLAEKGKDDKHLAQFNLQKLILKKLPKLVDFPEWLLQGSSNTLQFLKLESCEYLKELPVCIQHIASLQQLEIENCDELNERCERGKGEDWSKIAHIPKIVINGSDIDSSYD from the coding sequence ATGAGTgcaaaagtaaagcaaataagagAAATATTAGATGAGATTGCAAGTCAGAAATCTAAATTTCATCTCACAGAACGATATGAAAGTAGGCATGTTATGCCTAGAGAAAGAGCACTCACTCACTCATTTGTACAAGCATCTGAAGTTATAGGTAGAGATGATGATAAAGAAAATATCATTAGACTTTTACAAGACTCTAGTGATAGCGAGCAAATCTCTGTCATTCCTATTGTTGGAATTGGAGGGTTGGGAAAAACTTCACTCgctaaatttgtttataatgatGAAAGGGTAAGGAATCATTTTCAACTTCAGATATGGGTTTGTGTATCAGAAGAATTTGACATAAAGATTTTGAcagagaaaattattaaatctaCAGAAGACGGAATAACACATGTAGAGAAGTTGAAAAATATGGAAATGGATCAACTACAAAGAATTTTGAGGGAAAGCATTGGTGATAAGAAGTATTTGCTCATCTTAGATGATGTGTGGAATGATGACCCTATGAAATGGAACCAATTGAAAGAGCTCTTGTCTATGGGTGCCAATGGAAGCAAAATCTTAGTAACTACACGTAGTAATAAAGTAGCCTCCATTATGGGCACCATCCCAAAAGCATATGAGTTATCGGGTCTTCCTGAAGATGAGTGTGTGGCTTTGTTTACTAAATGCGCCTTTAAAGAAGGCCAAGTGAAGAGATATCCAAACTTGTTAAAAATTGGGGTTGAGATTGTCAAAAAATGCAAAGGGGTTCCATTGGCAGTGAAGACATTAGCATCACTTCTTCTGAATACTGATGAAAGTTATTGGAAGTCTATAAGAGATAGCGAGTTATGGAAGATAGCGCAGAAGGAAACTGATATTTTACCTGCTTTGAGATTAAGTTACGAGCAGTTGCCTGCTCATTTGAAAAAGTGCTTTGCTTATTGCTCTTTTTATCCAAAGGACTATGCATTCTATAACTGggaattaattcaattttggaTGGCACATGGACTTCTTGAATCAGCAAACCAAAATGAAGAGCCGGAAGGTATTGGGTCGCGTTATTTTCAGGAGCTGGGGTCTAGATCTTTTTTTCAAGATTTTGAGATTCGTGAGGGCATATGGATTACATGTAAAATGCATgatctagtacatgatcttgcattatcattgacacaaaatgaatttttagCAATAACCTCAAGCACCACACACATCTCACAGCACAGTGTCCGCCATTTGCTATTTCCCAACTCCGCTTTGCTTCCCCAAGATCTTTCCACCCTCTTACAAGGTTTAGACCATGTGCGAACTGTCATATTCAGAAGTGATAAAAAGAGTCATAGTAGCCAATCAAACTTGGATTTATATTTGTTGAGATTTCAATATTTACGAATGTTGGAATTGGCTCACTCCAAATTAGAAATATCACTAGATTGGATTAGTGCTCTAAAGCATTTGAGATATCTCCATGTACATGGAAATTCTAGAATTAAAAAGCTCCCCAATTCCATTTTCAAGTTACACAATTTACAAACTTTACTATTATGTGAAGGTATTGAGGAGTTAACTAGTGATATAAAGTATTTGATCAACCTGAAATATCTAATGTTTTCCACAAAGCAGAAGTGTTTGCCGATGAATGGAATAGGGTGCTTGACATCTCTTAGATTTTTGGACATTCGTAGCTGTGAAAAACTAGAACACTtatttgaagatatgcaaggccTTAAACATCTTCGAACACTGATTATTGGAGATTGTGAAAGCTTAATCTCCTTGCCTCAAAGCATGAAGTACCTCACTGCATTAGAGATTCTTGCTATTGGCAATTGTAAAAACCTCAATTTGACATTGGCGGAGAAAGGAAAAGATGATAAACACTTGGCTCAATTCAACCTTCAAAAGCTGATACTTAAGAAGTTACCAAAATTGGTGGATTTTCCAGAATGGCTTCTTCAGGGATCCTCCAACACTCTCCAGTTCTTAAAACTAGAAAGTTGTGAATATCTCAAAGAATTGCCTGTGTGCATACAGCATATAGCGTCTCTCCAACAATTGGAGATCGAAAATTGTGATGAATTGAATGAAAGATGTGAACGAGGAAAAGGTGAAGATTGGTCCAAGATTGCTCATATTCCTAAAATTGTTATTAATGGTTCTGACATCGATTCATCATATGATTAG